ACGAGGTAAATTCAGCAGTGGCCATTATGGATTGATTTCACTTTGACAGTCACATGACCCACCTAACCACATACCGCTAATGGTTTCTATGTAGCTTTAGATTTACACAACTTGTCCTGTCAAAAGTTTTATGGTTACTGCTATTTATAGATCCTAAATCTATTTGCTTAAATCTTCAGCCTGTTTTACTTTATATCATATTTTTCAGTTTTACAGTTAATTATCTTGTAATTTCATATGTCTCATGTTTTTGGCCACTGAAGTGTTTATATTTGTTTGACCTATGAAGGGGATAGGTGTACTGCTGGATGGTTTATTTGGAACAGGGACAGGCACTACTGTTTCTGTGTAAGAACTTCTGTTTCTAGCTTTCTTCTTGTGTATGAGCGACATTCTCTCATTATATATTGATCTTCTTTATAACTGCATAAGCTTGAACATGTAAACAGCGAACACTGTGCATCTTACAGCTCCCTTGAGTCTTGTGGGTCCCTTGCCAGGGGTCAGGCGGGACACACCTCCAAAGGGGGTCTGTATGTTTCACAGCATGTGTAGCTGCAATATACCTCTTATATTATGTAGATAATGTTGGCAATGACGATGACAGCAATTGGTGTCAAATTTAAGGGAGAACGTGGGACTTCTTGGACTGACTCGCGTTGGCAGCCGCAGAGTTGTTCAGATATCAGCTGGATTCATGATATTTTTTTCCACCTTAGGTATGATATTATGACATTAGCAGTGTTCATGCATTTCAATTTGCTAGGCAAAAACAACTAACTGATATCATATTTTGTATTTTCAGGAAAGTTTGGAGCTGTCTTTGCGTCAATTCCATTCCCTATATTTGCTGCTCTGTATTGTGTTCTTTTCGGCCTTGTTGGTATGTCTTCACTGTGATGGGAATAGTTTATTGCTTTCTCATTCCTAATTTACTCTTTTTCTGGATTTCTGCAGCATCTGTTGGGATATCATTTCTTCAGTTCACCAATATGAATTCTATGAGAAACCTCATCATTACCGGGCTCTCGCTTTTCCTTGGGATATCTGTTCCCCAGTATTTCAATGACACTCTGCTTTCTTCTGGACATGGCCCAGTGCATACACGTGCAGGATGGGTTAGTTTATGTACCTTTAATCTTGTAGAATCTTCAAAGAATACAATAAGTCATCTGGGAACAAATAAGTCAGACATTCAGCTGACCGCTTGTTGGCAACAGTATAACCTAATGGTTGTCAGAAATCCCCAAGCTGTATTTTCATTGATCTATCTGTGATGACTGATGACAGTGAGGTTTGCGACGTCTGCTTTGGTGCCATATGGGCCAGGGCATAGAATGTGTCCTGTTGGTGCCTACATAATACACTCATGCACATGCATAATAATCTGTAGATTCTGTACAGTGTATGTTAGAGAAACTGTGTTAGATATTCATGTTATTTGACTTCTTCTAttcaatttttataaaaatatcaaaggaTTTTCTCATAATCTCTCAACAACCCATAAATCTCAAAATGCTTTCAGAAGATACTCATTTGATCAACCTGTTGGACAATTTAAACTAGATATTTGTGCTGTAATGACATGCTATGAAATTCTATATTTATCGATCAATTTCTTATTTTTCCTCTGACttaattcttctttcaatttcTGTGATATTTTGGCATATTAATTGTAAGGCTTATTTTAGCTATGTATGTAACTCTGTGCAATTTACATAAGCTGTAACGTACTCTGGTTATGGAGAAGATGGGTACTTTTAGCTTAATATAATTtctttatgtatatatatttctAGAATTGAAGATTGTGAACAACTTATAATGACATATTGGCtagttatttattttaatttcataatttaCTGATATAAAGTAGTCAGCAGAGTGCATTTAGAacctatgtttttttttttcatgccgaCAGTCAGGCATGATAAAGATATATAATTGACAATTGGTTTGTCTGCCCTTGATGCTTGTTGCCCATATATTATTCTTATTTtaatgattctgatttatgcaTTTCTTGTATGTTCTTAAATATTATGAAGTCTGAAGAAATGGTATTATATTGAggataaatttttgattaatcTATCCATTTGATATGTGAATCCAGACAACAAGACATGGCATGCTGGGGGCATTCAAGATTTCTGTATTGTATGGACAGATTTTCTGTATTGAGGGCTCGAACCACCATCAAAATATGCATGAAGTAAATTAATCATAAATGCTAATCTATCTTGGGGTCATTGATTGGATGGCTTGCATCCACCACAATCACTTAAAATGTAGTTTAGAGAATGTATATCTTATATTCCACCACATTCTCTTCGTTAGAATTGCTTGCTGTTTGCTTTTCAAGAAATGAAATTGCTAATGTTTTTTATGTTTGCAGTTCAATGAGTTCTTAAATACTATATTTTTGTCACCGCCGACTGTGGGGTTGATTGTCAGTGTATTTTTGGACAACACATTGGATGTTGATAAGTCTAAGAAGGATAGAGGTATGCCATGGTGGGTAAAATTCAGAACATTCAAAGGGGACAATCGGAATGAGGAGTTCTATACACTTCCATTCAATCTCAACAAGTTCTTTCCACCTACCTAGCAAGAGCTCAGCACTATTGGAAATTCCAAGGCACTTCATCTTTGTGATGTAAAGATGAGCACCAGCATATTCGTCATCAACTAAGGCAGCTTATGATCCTTGTTTTTTTGAGAGTCCCAAAGGTGGGGCCAAATGTATGTATTGGATGGCATCATGCTACACACTATTGATCCTGCTTATGCCGCCAGCGTTTGTTGTACTTGTGGTATATGTATTGTCAGAAGGATGAAATTGTAGGTCTTGATGTAATAAGATCGGATGATAACACCGTTACATATTTAAAATTCTTTCTTGTCGCTTTCTTTTATTCGGTGATGTGGCTCAATTGAACCGCTTTTCAGTATGCACAACTGTAAAATTTTTACAGTGGTGTTTACTCTGGTGGTGATAATTTGTTAAGACTTTCTCCCAACATCTTGCATGCTTCACTTTTTCTCCACTATTGTTTGCAAAATGGAGAACAGATCTGATCTGTATCTGCTTGAATTGGACATTATTTGAGGGGGTTTTCTAGGATTCTTCCAAAATTTTCCTCTTATTAGTGgtgtttctttctatttttaattttacagaTGGCTGGTGATTAATTAAAGTTGATTATCTTCAGTATTTGTAGAAATGTATGATTTAATGAATCTGGCTCTATTAGCAGTTCTGTAATATAATCTAGCTCAAGTGTTCCATCTCAAGGATTACTCACTGAAAATGCATTACGCAGCGACAATATTCACCTGAAAATCTTTGTTGTTCTACAAACTTTGATGACCAATATTTCTTCTGGCCAGCAATTGCAGGCTTAATCAGAATAGTGATGATGCTATTAGACCCGCCACTGCTACAATAGAAGGAACTATTCCAGTATGAACCATGATTAAAGCAGTGGAGCAGCAAGGCCAATTCCCTCTTGCCAAATTGAGCAGAATTCTGCTTTCAAATGTTCATGAACACTAAAAGATGCCATCATGATTGTTTCTCACGCCCAACACTGGTGGCAGGTGAGATCGGAGAGGCGGACATACAATGAGGTAAATCTGAAATTTTGAACAGTCTAGGCATTTGACATGCTGAGATTAGTTTAAATTTGATGAGCAACTTATATCTAatatttctaccaaaaaattaaaaaagaaacttGTATCTAATATTCACATGTGACAGGGGTTATATTCATAATGCAGTTCTAAAAATCTTCAATTAGTCTCAGCATCAAAGTAGTTCAAACTTGATGCCTGAATTATTACATATAATGCCCTGTGGAAcatccatataagagagaactcTCTCATGTGAAAACAAATTACAATTTCAGCTAGTCATTGCATGAAGCCTAGACTATATGAATGTTCGCACTGTTATATATAGCCCCGATATTAATGTTTGTTCTAAAGATATCTCCCGTGTAAAATGTCCAATTATGCTATTTCTCTATTACTACCACATGAGGATTAAAATTCCAACCAAGATTAACAGTTAAGCGTGTGCTTGTGAACTTGTTCAAATAATAATTATTGATTAGATACCGTGGCTCCCAGGGCTTTTCTACGCACATCCTGTGTCTCTAGCATTATTGCATGATAAACATTTATCAAATAAATGAATGCAAGAACTGCACAGTTAATTGGACTGATCATGAAAACATTTGTAAATCCCGCACAACCTTGTTATATTTTGGATCAGGCTGGTGGTTTCTGTATGTGTGGTTGGGTGTGTAGGTGTAACCCCCCAGTGGCTGTATCATTACTATAGGGTGAACAGTGTAGAACGTTTCCTTTTATAACATGCTTGGCTccttctttaccaaaaaaatgaTAACATTTGTAAATATACATCGCATTGAAAATGAATGCTACAAGTGCGCTATCGCGATAAATTAAAAGGTGCAAAGAAATAAATGGTTCGGAATCTTATCTCGTCGCATAACAGCACCGGCCCAAACATTTCCAACTTGAGGCGGGCTCAAAAGCCAATTGACCTAGTAGTGTCTCTCCACCCAACTGTCTTAACATGGATTTGACTAAGATGCACACAAGTTTCGGGATGAAAATGGATTGGATCATGTTcatccatatttatattttatctgaATTTATCTGGATGTAAATGTAAGTTTGAACAGCGGACTATATTCATAAAAGAATTGATATGGATAGGTAATTATTAGTTTCATATTCAAGTATTTTGattctatttatatatatttttttaaaattttatatagtatttataaattttaatcaaaatatataattataataatatattattaatttaatttttcatccatttgataatatttttggttacgtgattataaaattttattatctaatttatatttatatttatatttatacttttaatATTAGATCTGCACCTATATCTATTCAAAATGGATatagttataaatttttatatgtgaTCGATATCTAtttctataatatatatatatatatatatataacgcaCGAACACACACACTGATCTTACCCATAAAAAAACACTCGAATGAGCTTTTAGCCCTTAAGTTTCAATGGGCCACAACGGCCCCAATGAACATTCTGGAAACGTGGTAGCATTTGGCTTCCGGCCTCTGCCCGCGTATTAGGGTTTCGCTGCAGAAAGAAACGATCGAGCTCTGAAACTCCTCACACTAAACCCCTTCCGCCTCCGCCTCCGCCTCCATTCTGCATCTCCATCTCTAAACGCCAATCCCACTCTTCTCTTCCTCATTACTCTTTGAATTGCGACGAAAGAATTCGTCAGAAAAAGTCCATAAACTACTGCCTTATcatttttcctcttctctctctcattCACTCGGTGGATTGGAAGTGTGGTGGACTCTCTTATTAGGTAGGTGAAAGAATGGGGAAATCCGGTGGCCGGAGGAAGAAGGGCGGAGGCAATCCGGCCGCCGGACAGCCCTCGCCCGCGGCAACGACGCCAACCGCCGCGCCCAACGGCGGCGGTGCCCATGTCCCGGATGCGTCCGCCCTGCAGCAGCGTGCGCACGAGCTCAAGGAGGAAGGGAACCGGCTGTTCCAGGCGCGGGACTACGCGGGGGCTGTTCAGCAGTACGACCTGGCTCTGAAGCTGACCCCGCGTGGCCACCCGGACCGCGCGGTCTTCCACAGCAACCGGGCGGCGTGCCTCATGCAGGTGAGGCCTGTTGACCACGAGGCCGTCGCCGCCGAGTGCTCCCTCGCCCTCCAGGCCCAGCCCCGATTCCCCCGCGCCCTCCTCCGCCGCGCCCGTGCCCTCGATGCCCTTCGCCGCCCCGACCTCGCCCTCCAGGACGTCCAGGCCCTCCTCGAGGTCGATCCCTCCAACCGCGACGCCCTCGACCTCGCCAGCCGCCTCCGTGCCGCCCTCGCATCAGCCTCCGCCTCCTCAACCCCCGACCCCCTCAGCCGCCCCTCTCCCGCCGCCCTCGGCGCCTCCGCTGTTCGCACCGCTGCTCCCGTCGCCGGCCTCGGCCCCAGCCTCCCCGCCCGCCCCGTCCCCAAACGGTCCTCCCCACCCCCGACCCCCGCCAAATCCCCCGTCGCCCCTCCTAACGACCAGCAGCACCAGCGGCCTCCAAGCTCCTCTTTACTCCCCAATGGCCCTCGGCCCAAATCCCCTCCTAAGCCTTCTGCTGCTGCTGAAGCCTCATCGGGTCTGGCTAATAATTCAAGAtcacagcagcagcagctgcaacCGAGCATCGGAAAGGGGTCTGCTTTGAATTCTGCTGTCACTGCAGGGGCGGTGGTCACTCGCTGGAGGCCTCTGAAGCTCGTCTATGACCACGACATAAGGCTTGCCCAGATGCCAGCCAAGTGCAGCTTCAAGACATTGAGAGAAGTCGTGGCGAATCGGTTCCCATCATCCAAATCGGTGCTGATCAAGTATAAGGATGCGGAAGGTGATCTTGTTACAATCACCAGCACTGCGGAGCTTAGATTGGCTGAATCTTGTGCCGATCAGCTTGCTCCTCCAAAAGATGGCAAAGAAAGCCCTGAAACAAATAAGGATGAGAAGCTTCAGGTTTTGAGGCTTCACATTGTGGATGTGAGCTCCGAGCAAGAACCTTCACTGccgcaagaagaagaagaagaagaagaagaagaagaagacaagccaGTGGAGGATGAGGGGTTGATAAAAGTGGATGAGAGCTTGTCTCATTCTTCAGCAGGGGATTCTGGGTTGGATGCAGTGGACAATGAGGGGGTCATGAAGGCGGACCAAGAGAAAGAGCTTCCAAAAGAAGGCACTGTGCATGGAAAGAAGGAATGTGATCATGCTGAGTGCAAGGAAGTTGAGATTGATGATTGGTTGTTTGATTTTGCTCAGCTGTTCCGCAATCAGGTTGGCATTGATCCAGATGCTCACTTGGACTTGCATGAGCTTGGGATGGAGCTGTGTTCTGAGGCACTTGAGGAGACAGTGACAAGTGAGGAAGCACAGAGCCTCTTTGAGATGGCTGCTGCTAAGTTCCAGGAGGTAGCTGCACTGGCTTTCTTCAATTGGGGGAACGTTCACATGTGTGCTGCACGGAAACGCATCCCTCTGGATGAGTCTTCACCCAAAGAAGTCATGGCAGCTCAGCTACAAACAGCTTATGATTGGGTCCGGGAGAGGTATGCTCTTGCTGGGCAGAAGTATGAGAAGGCCCTGCAAATCAAGCCCGACTTCTATGAAGGGTTGCTTGCCTTGGGGCAGCAGCATTTTGAGACTGCAAAGCTCCACTGGTCCTTTGCATTGGCTAATAAGATTGATCTGTCTACATGGGACCCAGGGGAGACAATCAATCTATTTAATAGTGCAGAAGAGAAGATGAAGGCTGCGACTGAGATGTGGGAGAAGGTGGAAGAGCAAAGGATTAATGAGCTTAAAGACCCTGGGATGAGCAAAAAGGATGAGGttctgaagaagaggaagaaacaaGGGGGCCTGGATGGCCAGGGGGAGTTGTCAGCTGATGAGGCGGCAGAGCAAGCTGCAGTAATGAGATCTCAGATACATCTGTTTTGGGGTAACATGCTTTTTGAGCGCTCGCAAGTGGAATTCAAGCTTGGGACTGGTGATTGGAAGAAGAATCTTGATGCAGCTGTTGAGCGCTTTAAGCTAGCTGGGGCATCAGAAGCTGAAGTCTCTGTGGTTCTGAAAAACCATTTATCCAATGCAGCTGATGTGGAGACTGATGAAAGGAAAGTAACAACATCGAGTACTGGTGCTTCTGAGACAAATGTCAAGGATGAAGATAATAGTGTGCTTGAAAATTAACTTGAAACAAGTTTCCATGTTGGGCTAGTACTGGAAAGCTCATTTGATGTCGTAAATCTTCTTGGCTTGAATGAATTTGTAACCATGGAGCTGTGGAAGTTTTGTTGTTTTTACCAGGTCACCTGAGTTGCTGGGGCTGCACCGTAGACCTTTCATTGTGCTTCAATTGTTCCTTTGTGTGGAAGAATCTTGGTGCTTTATTGGTCCAGGTGTGTATTTTCTGAAATATTGGCGCTGAACAATTTCTTGAGCAACTTTGAAGGAGAGGTTTTGATATAAACTTGTCTAGTGTCTTTGATGATCTCAATATGTGCATTTCTAATATAATCCTATGCGTTTCTCTTTCTTATGGTGCAAAGTCAAAAAATTGATGTTTTTCAATATTACAAAGAATTGCACTTTGATAGAAATTACTCTTCGTCATATCCTGCTGCATGTGTTGGTGGTGTTCCGTGATTGTAGTGATGATAGTGCTTGTTACTGAAGACCCTTTTTATGCTTGTGATAATGTTACATGTAATCTGGCTTATTAAATCACTCTTTCTATGCTAATTTAGTTGAAGATGTTCACTCTGAGCTGCAAGTTGAATTCATTTTCATGGTTCCCTTATTATATGTTGTACACTATAGTTCTCATGACTTTTCTGTTTTGGAACAGTTGTGTAAACTGATACATATAAATTGGGACATCTCCTAATGCCATCTTTCTGCCTCATATATTCTGTGAGTGATGCATGCGTTCATAGTATTGCTTGACATCGTTTCTTTGTTGCATGTCCTAAGTGTGAAACATAGAAACCAGGATTGATATTGATACACAAACCTTGTAAATTTAACGTCTGATGTAATTCTGCAACTTGCACCAAATCTCTTTTGTCACATAACCTTTCTTTTCTCATTGAAATGGTATATCATTCATCATCCAAACCCTGCATGCCGTGTGTTTAGTTGAAGTTGTGTATACACTCAGCTGATTGCACTTTTCTCGTTATCCATCCATTAAAGCACTTGTCAATCACGATAAGAAatgttaatataaaattaaatatagcaAGGTTTGCCAAATTAGGGGTTTCAAGGTGTACCTAATTGGACTGGTCGAGGACAGGCACTGTTCGGGTTATTAAATCAAGATGCTTGGGATATTCGAGTGGCTATTAAATCAAGACAGCCTGCCCGCGATTCGATTCCCTCCCGCACCTTCTGCCTCCACCTGCATTCGAGAGTCTGGAAAGTCCCTCCATCTCCCTCTCCCTGTCTCTTTCTATCACTTGAGTTGGGGTTAGTGTTTCCCTTATcctccccccctccccccctctctctctcttgcttggGTTAAGGTTAGGGTTCATCTTGCCCTCCTTCccttccctccctccccctctctctcacaCTTGGGTTAGGGTTTCTCTCTAacctccctctccccctctttcttcctctctccttttctccatcTCCCCCTCCCTCTGTCTCTTCTTGTTTTGGACCTTTGGTATGTCTCGGAATGACACGGTAATGATCTACGTTGTGCCTAATTGGTCGCCGGTTGGTATGCCCTTCAGGTCTGGTTTAGCGAACCTTGAAACATACATATATGAaactgattaattttgaaagaaatgcctctctctctctcccccccctctctctcctcaCTTGACCCTAACCATCAATGCAATTACATTAATCATTGGTCATACTTGTGCAAATtcctatttcttttttcttagttGATCTTAGTCATCTAATACTTGATTGGATTAATACTCACAAGTGTAGTGCCTATTCCTAGGAGCGTGACATGTAAGAGCTGCCTGATGATCTAGGAGAATCATGTGGATCATGTGAGGATCTATTGGACTTCTTTGGGCAGGTTTGCATTAGGTGTAGGATGAAACACACAAGCACACGGTCAACACTATATGGTGAACTAAAACTTTATTAGGGAAGAACTTCCTTGTGTATCATTTCCTTTTGATGATCCAGGTGTCAAAACATGTTAATGAGCATTACAGTAGTTTTAGTTTGGTATATGCGAATCCATTTGTTGCCTTGAAATGTCCAATCAATGGAACTTGCGATATATAGTAAATTTGGTCTTAGTAACCCATGAGTCAAATGGGATAAATAGTCACTACACATACCAAAAATAAGAACTAAATAACATGGTTCACCTAGTGATTAAGATTTGGTAAGATTGCTTGGGCTATTATGGATTGGGTGGACCACTTTTGGCAAGGGTTGGACTAGGTTCAGGAGCAATATGTGATGTATTTGGTGCTCaactttattttaaaatcttaggCATCATAAGTTATATATTTCAACGGTCTCAGTGTCAAAATATTGGGCTAGATGAGCACTATGATTGCAACCAGGCTCTATATCCTTGAGCACCATTTTTTCCAAAACTTTTCTTCATGTCCACTACTTTACTATGTAAATAAAGTTTGTATGTCATATTTTTCCACCTAGAAGGAATCTAAGAGTGCCACTATGGCAGATCGGACACCGACATGTTATCTTGCTTTGCAGGTGATTTCTGCTTGTAACTGTACTTCTCACCATTTACAGCAAATCTGACTCTTTTGACTGCAAGAGGATTCAGACTCCTATTACAGTTAACTCTTATTATATACAAGAAACATGAGTCTAATGTGATGGTTGGCATGGTCAATATGGGCATAGTTCATACCATGCCAGTGCTTTATCCGCATGCAGCACCATCATGGTACCAGCCACACTGTGGTGCTACTGTGTGCCATGCACTGGCATGATACAAGATGGCATGGTATGTACCATGCCAGGGCTGCTTGACGCCACACTGGAACGCAATACCTTAATCCTTGAGAAAAGTGTATCACATATTAGAGGGTTTAAGTAAATGAAAACAGGGGAATTCTGTTTTAGTTTCCTCCGAAAATCTTGTAGTTAATTTTGTTTTTGTTGCAGTTGATTGCTAGAAATTCAAGTACAGGTTGGAGATAAATTGccctttctttttaaaaaaaaatctggtcATCGAATCTTTCGGACTTTCACACCCTATGTGTATCTATtacttttctcttgatcaaatcacAGCCATAACCTCAATACTCTTTGGTGTGGATTGCTTTAGAACTGGACTTAAACTGAAAATGCATTAATATAAAACTTGAATCTGCTACTGTTATATGATTGTTTTGGACTAGAGGATCCGATGCAATCATGGCCAGGTGTTAGATGAATTCAAAGGTATCCAACTCTGTATCAAATT
Above is a genomic segment from Elaeis guineensis isolate ETL-2024a chromosome 1, EG11, whole genome shotgun sequence containing:
- the LOC105061053 gene encoding protein CLMP1; translation: MGKSGGRRKKGGGNPAAGQPSPAATTPTAAPNGGGAHVPDASALQQRAHELKEEGNRLFQARDYAGAVQQYDLALKLTPRGHPDRAVFHSNRAACLMQVRPVDHEAVAAECSLALQAQPRFPRALLRRARALDALRRPDLALQDVQALLEVDPSNRDALDLASRLRAALASASASSTPDPLSRPSPAALGASAVRTAAPVAGLGPSLPARPVPKRSSPPPTPAKSPVAPPNDQQHQRPPSSSLLPNGPRPKSPPKPSAAAEASSGLANNSRSQQQQLQPSIGKGSALNSAVTAGAVVTRWRPLKLVYDHDIRLAQMPAKCSFKTLREVVANRFPSSKSVLIKYKDAEGDLVTITSTAELRLAESCADQLAPPKDGKESPETNKDEKLQVLRLHIVDVSSEQEPSLPQEEEEEEEEEEDKPVEDEGLIKVDESLSHSSAGDSGLDAVDNEGVMKADQEKELPKEGTVHGKKECDHAECKEVEIDDWLFDFAQLFRNQVGIDPDAHLDLHELGMELCSEALEETVTSEEAQSLFEMAAAKFQEVAALAFFNWGNVHMCAARKRIPLDESSPKEVMAAQLQTAYDWVRERYALAGQKYEKALQIKPDFYEGLLALGQQHFETAKLHWSFALANKIDLSTWDPGETINLFNSAEEKMKAATEMWEKVEEQRINELKDPGMSKKDEVLKKRKKQGGLDGQGELSADEAAEQAAVMRSQIHLFWGNMLFERSQVEFKLGTGDWKKNLDAAVERFKLAGASEAEVSVVLKNHLSNAADVETDERKVTTSSTGASETNVKDEDNSVLEN